The genomic region TTCGGCTTCCCCTCTGGCTTCTGACCACTCCTTCGCCCCGGCTCATTCGATTCGCAATGTCTGGCTTCCTCAAGGCCATCGCGGCCATTACGCCGGCCACGCCTCagccgctcgcgcgcgagtaTGACGGACTCGAGTTCAAGTGGAAGATGTTTGTCATTCGCCCCGCCGCGTTCAAGTTTGAGGGTATAATGCTTGCTATCCTCGGCGCGTATCTTCTCCTGCACCTTATTGGCAAGCGCTTTAACATGGGCCGGGCTAGGAATGCGTGAGTGTTTGTTGGGTGTTGGGGGATGGGGAAAGGTTGGGCGAGAAGCAGAGAAGGGGATGAGCAGTGTGGGGGAGATTCGCGGGAGCGAGATGAGGTGTatcgaggagctggtgagaatggagaggggagagcggctgagagagagaagagagcGGAAGGAGCTGAAGTGATGGAGAAGGCGCCTACGAGGTAGCGCGCAGAGTGTCGTCTTCAACTGTTTCTCCCCTAATATCAACCAAGCCTTCCCTTGCTTGGCCTTGTTCTCCTACATCCCGCGTGCTGACTCTTAACTCACGCCAGCTTCTCGCCCTTCATCCCCACTCTGCAGGACCAGTTCACGAGGGTGCTGCCAATGaagtcgtcgagctcggcactGCACCTCGTCTTTGCGACTGGCCGCCgcaacgtcctcgccgcgcacgtcacgctcaagctcaagccgTTCCACGACCTCATCCAGATGCTCCTTACCTTTGCTGACGCCTTCATTGACCCTCTTTCCGACTCGAGTGAGTCGATGGTCTTCCAGTTCACCCTTGGCCGTGGCGCGTCGGGCTTccagggcgagggcgctgGTGTGTGGGCCATTGTCAACAAGGACGGCATGGCCAAGTTCCGTGAGAAGCGCTTCGACCTGGTAGGTTTCAGCTGGTGTCTGTGGTGGAGCTGACACAAGACTTTCCCCCGCATGCACGAGTCGACTGCCGTCCCCACGACCCACGCTCTTTTCTCTGAGCACAGCGACATCACTGACGCGATCCTCAAGACCCCCAACGTTGgtgtcgccgaggtgctcgccgaccgcaccgccgcccgcaTCCTCAAGGCACTCATCATCACCGACGCCCCCACCAAGCGCCCCCAGAACGGTCccctcaagcccgagcaGCGCGCACGCGAGATCTACCTGTCTGTGCGGAAGCCCACGACTCAGGCCGAGTCGGACGCCGTCAACGCGTGGATCCAGGTTGCGCTCAAccttgccgacctcgtcacccGCCCGACCATGGTCAAGGCAGAGGTGACGCGCAAGCTCGTGCGCACGCGccaggagctcgacgagtcCCTCGCCAAGCAGTTCAAGAAGGaacaggaggaggacaacCCGCCCGAGCAGACTGCtgaggagaagcgcgcTGCCCGCAAGCGTGCCGAGCGTGCCAAGCTGTCTGAGAAGGACCAGAAGCgtgccgacgagcttgaccgcaagcgcgagatgcGCAAGATGCAGAAGCGCGGTATGGCCGGCATGGGCCCGAAGTGAGCGTGCCTGCTGTAGTCACGATAACGATGCGCGTCATTTTGAAATGGGTGCGTGCATTGTTGTCGTGATGACGttggagggagagagagaagtGCTTGAGAGGGGTGGAGAAAGGAAAAGCAAGCCTGGTCACCGGTGCCTGTCGGTGCGGAGGGAGGGCATGAGATCGGGGGCGGAAGTTTGTGGCGGTGGGCTTTTGTAGCTTTTGTAGGCGGGTGACGGCCCCGGCCCCTTGAGGGGTTTGCGGAGCGCACGGGCCAGAagggaggagtgggaggagtggtTACGTTAAAGGGGAGAGCGGCGCCAATGCCAATGGCTCAAACCTGAATGACAAGTAGGGAGGGGCAAATGGGGCGAGAACTTTCTCCTCTACTTGGAGTGATCACAAAGTAGATTTATCAGTTACTCATAAATAGATTGGTGAGGCATGATT from Cutaneotrichosporon cavernicola HIS019 DNA, chromosome: 2 harbors:
- a CDS encoding uncharacterized protein (Protein of unknown function (DUF1682)) — translated: MSGFLKAIAAITPATPQPLAREYDGLEFKWKMFVIRPAAFKFEGIMLAILGAYLLLHLIGKRFNMGRARNAFSPFIPTLQDQFTRVLPMKSSSSALHLVFATGRRNVLAAHVTLKLKPFHDLIQMLLTFADAFIDPLSDSSESMVFQFTLGRGASGFQGEGAGVWAIVNKDGMAKFREKRFDLTFPRMHESTAVPTTHALFSEHSDITDAILKTPNVGVAEVLADRTAARILKALIITDAPTKRPQNGPLKPEQRAREIYLSVRKPTTQAESDAVNAWIQVALNLADLVTRPTMVKAEVTRKLVRTRQELDESLAKQFKKEQEEDNPPEQTAEEKRAARKRAERAKLSEKDQKRADELDRKREMRKMQKRGMAGMGPK